A window from Engraulis encrasicolus isolate BLACKSEA-1 chromosome 11, IST_EnEncr_1.0, whole genome shotgun sequence encodes these proteins:
- the m17 gene encoding IL-6 subfamily cytokine M17, producing the protein MAHKAPSMQIYRLQMRLYLSCDPQLTEYGVGHAELRSTALRRASFKKLAWRSGTSQSVPRRGLERVCCVVSRRVVVCQCLRLRPVVKSMCSDGSGSSTPSKGSSSMENSSRPRCVSVLALLLVWVCVSSGEVSPCGPFKCSVSLQKTLQITRILHKETGGLLKIYKANQGEGVEFMCQAQAEGVPEATISGQDWTERLTSINARLREFAPHLQRVAEQQSDLQPPGCPLLATMERVQARASLLLRRENCLLREVLPNSVLEPPSPTTQGGHAALPPPLNTFQQKTYGCSVLTRLRAFLSASQKELKALKGVACKRRTELLANRVGSLGP; encoded by the exons ATGGCGCACAAGGCTCCGAGCATGCAGATCTACAGGCTACAAATGCGTCTCTATCTTAGCTGTGACCCCCAGCTCACA GAGTACGGGGTTGGCCACGCCGAGCTGCGCAGCACTGCACTGCGCCGGGCGTCTTTTAAAAAGTTAGCGTGGCGCAGCGGCACCAGCCAGAGCGTGCCTAGACGTGGTCTGGAgcgagtgtgttgtgttgtgtcgcgtCGTGTGGTGGTGTGTCAGTGTCTGCGTCTGAGGCCGGTGGTGAAAAGCATGTGCAGCGATGGCAGTGGGAGCAGCACACCCAGCAAGGGGTCCTCATCCATGGAGAACAGCAGCAGACCAC gaTGTGTGTCAGTGCTGGCGTTGCTGCTGGTGTGGGTGTGCGTCTCCAGTGGCGAGGTGTCGCCCTGCGGCCCGTTCAAATGTAGCGTCTCGCTCCAGAAGACACTCCAGATCACACGCATACTGCACAAGGAGACTGGCGGCCTGCTCAAAATATAT AAAGCCAATCAGGGCGAGGGGGTGGAGTTCATGTGCCAGGCCCAGGCGGAGGGCGTTCCCGAGGCCACCATATCGGGCCAGGATTGGACGGAGCGCCTGACCTCCATCAACGCCCGGCTGCGCGAGTTCGCGCCGCACCTGCAGCGCGTGGCGGAGCAGCAGAGCGACCTGCAGCCCCCAGgctgccccctgctggccacCATGGAGCGGGTGCAGGCGCGCGCCTCCTTACTCCTGCGCCGGGAGAACTGCCTCCTGCGGGAGGTGCTGCCCAACAGCGTGCTGGAGCCCCCCAGCCCCACGACGCAGGGGGGCCACGCCGCGCTACCGCCCCCGCTCAACACCTTCCAGCAGAAGACCTACGGCTGCAGCGTGCTGACCCGCCTCCGAGCCTTCCTGTCGGCCAGTCAGAAGGAGCTGAAGGCCCTCAAGGGTGTGGCTTGCAAGCGACGGACAGAGCTGCTGGCCAATAGGGTTGGGTCGCTTGGACCATGA